The Acropora muricata isolate sample 2 chromosome 5, ASM3666990v1, whole genome shotgun sequence genome includes a window with the following:
- the LOC136918026 gene encoding uncharacterized protein isoform X6, with protein MQFVSLTLFLFEVEAATCKYNKNNLESETGLDREYSFANRGGSAWGHGSGEEKNSISPVLLTVLVTLILAVLYQCMRFLRQLTIALEGHYEATYEGQSNSSDAIISMMEDQSENYRNSDTYQWNQMVTEQGAYASKPLVSLVNDLSDFVERICQRLDTRLRGAGHYEVVAKYFGFDVFEIRSSFDKSVGGPSRAMIEAIVVRHPKLTVEKFARVVEEKAHRKDVAGLLRAYDRGSLEESVRRFVVHH; from the exons ATGCAGTTTGTATCCCTAACTCTTTTCCTATTTgag GTTGAAGCTGCAACATGCAAATACAATAAGAACAATCTTGAATCTGAAACAG GACTGGACAGAGAGTATAGTTTTGCAAACAGAGGAGGAAGTGCGTGGGGACATGGAAGtggtgaagaaaaaaattcaatttctcCAGTGTTGTTGACAGTTCTTGTGACTCTCATTTTAGCAGTGCTTTATCAATGTATGAGGTTTCTTAGGCAGCTTACTATCGCATTGGAAG GCCATTATGAAGCTACATATGAGGGGCAAAGCAATTCTAGTGATGCAATCATCTCAATGATGGAG GATCAATCTGAGAATTACAGGAATAGTGATACATATCAGTGGAACCAGATGGTTACTGAGCAAGGTGCATATG cctccAAGCCTTTGGTGAGTCTTGTTAACGACCTTTCTGATTTTGTGGAAAGGATCTGTCAACGTTTGGACACACGCCTCAGAGGAGCTGGGCATTATGAAGTTGTAGCTAAGTATTTCGGCTTCGACGTTTTTGAAATAAGATCCAGTTTTGACAAATCTGTTGGCGGTCCATCCAGAGCAATGATTGAGGCCATTGTTGTTCGTCACCCAAAGCTCACAGTAGAGAAGTTTGCAAGAGTGGTAGAAGAGAAAGCACACCGAAAGGATGTTGCTGGCTTGCTGAGAGCCTATGATCGCGGTTCGTTGGAAGAATCTGTTCGCAGATTTGTTGTACACCATTAA
- the LOC136918026 gene encoding uncharacterized protein isoform X4, with the protein MCSYTDVYICLFLQINSTNTMRTKKVYLYLNNALEFKFWITNGLDREYSFANRGGSAWGHGSGEEKNSISPVLLTVLVTLILAVLYQCMRFLRQLTIALEGHYEATYEGQSNSSDAIISMMEDQSENYRNSDTYQWNQMVTEQGAYASKPLVSLVNDLSDFVERICQRLDTRLRGAGHYEVVAKYFGFDVFEIRSSFDKSVGGPSRAMIEAIVVRHPKLTVEKFARVVEEKAHRKDVAGLLRAYDRGSLEESVRRFVVHH; encoded by the exons ATGTGTTCATATACTGATGtttatatttgtttgtttttgcaaatCAATTCAACAAACACCATGAGaactaaaaag GTTTACCTTTACCTAAATAATGCTCTGGAGTTCAAATTCTGGATCACTAATG GACTGGACAGAGAGTATAGTTTTGCAAACAGAGGAGGAAGTGCGTGGGGACATGGAAGtggtgaagaaaaaaattcaatttctcCAGTGTTGTTGACAGTTCTTGTGACTCTCATTTTAGCAGTGCTTTATCAATGTATGAGGTTTCTTAGGCAGCTTACTATCGCATTGGAAG GCCATTATGAAGCTACATATGAGGGGCAAAGCAATTCTAGTGATGCAATCATCTCAATGATGGAG GATCAATCTGAGAATTACAGGAATAGTGATACATATCAGTGGAACCAGATGGTTACTGAGCAAGGTGCATATG cctccAAGCCTTTGGTGAGTCTTGTTAACGACCTTTCTGATTTTGTGGAAAGGATCTGTCAACGTTTGGACACACGCCTCAGAGGAGCTGGGCATTATGAAGTTGTAGCTAAGTATTTCGGCTTCGACGTTTTTGAAATAAGATCCAGTTTTGACAAATCTGTTGGCGGTCCATCCAGAGCAATGATTGAGGCCATTGTTGTTCGTCACCCAAAGCTCACAGTAGAGAAGTTTGCAAGAGTGGTAGAAGAGAAAGCACACCGAAAGGATGTTGCTGGCTTGCTGAGAGCCTATGATCGCGGTTCGTTGGAAGAATCTGTTCGCAGATTTGTTGTACACCATTAA